A part of Quatrionicoccus australiensis genomic DNA contains:
- a CDS encoding double-cubane-cluster-containing anaerobic reductase: protein MTNRSPERQPVPFHQSRQAREAEVMLDHIVDDFLENPAGMSYFYDLFRKVYIRGESLERQGPQVGITCIQAPEELIYAHGASPVRLCNGSYHYDQIGADFMPAKSCSLVKATLGMLCSENAIPKLGKLDLIVNPTTCDQKKKSSAMMEGMGHVVHDLEFPNVKESEASRVYWQRSVRQFSERLRALTGEKLTKPKLRAAMAKTARAQAAFRKMNGFRKSSPSVFLGKDAFLVTNAYFFDDIERWTAALEVLNLELAEREKAAFNAAQKKAPRIVFTGSPPIFPNLKLPLLIEQAGGVVVADETCSANRMLYDMTAVDEWLLNDMVDSLADKYLKPCTCPIFTRNDDRLRRLLELASTFKADGVVYQSFAGCQVYEMEQRSVSDALNKAGIPMLYIETDYSPDDMGQLSTRIEAFLESIKTRKRQQRT from the coding sequence TTGACCAACCGAAGTCCTGAGCGCCAGCCCGTTCCGTTTCACCAGAGCCGGCAGGCGCGTGAGGCGGAGGTCATGCTTGATCACATCGTCGATGACTTTCTCGAAAATCCGGCCGGGATGAGCTATTTCTACGATTTGTTCCGCAAGGTCTATATCCGCGGCGAGTCGCTGGAGAGGCAGGGACCGCAGGTCGGCATCACCTGCATCCAGGCCCCGGAGGAACTGATTTATGCGCACGGCGCCTCGCCGGTCCGGCTGTGCAATGGGTCGTATCACTACGACCAGATCGGCGCCGATTTCATGCCGGCCAAATCCTGTTCGCTGGTCAAGGCGACACTGGGCATGCTGTGTTCCGAGAACGCCATTCCCAAACTGGGCAAGCTCGACCTCATCGTCAATCCGACGACCTGCGACCAGAAAAAGAAATCCAGCGCGATGATGGAAGGGATGGGCCATGTCGTACATGACCTGGAGTTTCCCAACGTCAAGGAAAGCGAAGCCTCGCGAGTCTATTGGCAGCGTTCGGTCCGACAGTTCTCGGAACGTCTGCGCGCCCTGACCGGCGAAAAACTGACCAAGCCGAAACTGCGCGCAGCGATGGCCAAGACGGCCCGCGCCCAGGCTGCTTTCCGGAAGATGAACGGCTTCCGGAAGAGTTCGCCCTCGGTATTTCTCGGCAAGGATGCCTTTCTGGTCACCAATGCCTACTTTTTTGACGATATCGAGCGGTGGACTGCTGCGCTCGAAGTGCTGAATCTCGAATTGGCCGAACGCGAAAAAGCGGCTTTCAACGCCGCCCAGAAAAAAGCGCCGCGCATTGTGTTTACCGGTTCGCCGCCGATCTTCCCGAACCTGAAGCTGCCCCTGCTCATCGAGCAGGCCGGCGGCGTCGTGGTGGCTGACGAAACCTGTTCGGCCAACCGCATGCTCTACGACATGACGGCGGTCGACGAATGGCTGCTCAACGACATGGTCGACAGTCTGGCCGACAAGTATCTCAAGCCCTGCACCTGCCCGATCTTTACCCGCAACGATGATCGCCTGCGTCGCTTGCTCGAACTGGCAAGCACTTTCAAGGCCGATGGAGTCGTCTATCAATCCTTTGCCGGTTGCCAGGTTTACGAAATGGAGCAGCGCAGCGTTTCGGATGCCCTGAACAAGGCGGGCATTCCGATGCTGTACATCGAAACCGACTACAGCCCGGACGACATGGGGCAGTTATCGACCCGGATCGAGGCTTTTCTCGAATCCATCAAGACCCGGAAAAGGCAGCAACGGACATGA
- a CDS encoding TonB-dependent receptor plug domain-containing protein: MKPVFILPLALSCLGAVQAQERVLAEVTVNATGSDIDERRQAATQKTIIDRQGIEATGGLYVGEVLSKLPGIDAGVPSSDGSVALRSRGMVRDSVQVLIDGERPPGDARHALLIVARMPAGELERVEIMKGATAEFGSSTPVTVNLVTNKARRNDSLTFKAAGGVRGDEPVAQLSLTKTGSSGAWSWSIPLSISQSNSPVDKRLIRQESNAGVRTLWQTDREQGRNQISELFLGPKLNWKEGQSSFSLWPMLFMAKGERTATLTRDEYADPVLGTGASTVLQRNDREESDRRAARLRFEGETVVAGSKLSARLTLVNSEQNRDVTRDSSGVRSTERYRRGEDEVNAALRADHGWADHVSALGLEYITLNRTERQNYTGTFTGSDVFRAKEKQATLWLQDEWALAKDFSLTTGVRGESIDLAADSPGKQHAALSPSISARWEFSEGWVFRSSLGMGMKAPKLEEISNAPVRSVSTNSPLEADRRGNPDLRPEKSTSLDLALEHYWPGEIAVVGLNAYVRDTSDFIERRTVLEGARWVERPYNEGDARHWGVEIDGKIKGELIGLAGGSLRTHLTLPRATVEDRRLGVSRAAREVPSYVWTLGYDQTLSSLASNAGVLLQQTGKTKTDVPGELWAENKARSVLDAYWVRKVSRSVNLRLTLQNILGDDSRRTVRAYSGGQDWQLGSLDKQPRSALLTLEGKW; this comes from the coding sequence TTGAAACCAGTATTTATCCTGCCTCTTGCCCTTTCCTGCCTGGGTGCTGTTCAAGCCCAGGAGCGGGTGCTTGCCGAAGTGACGGTCAACGCGACCGGCTCCGATATTGACGAAAGGCGGCAGGCGGCAACGCAAAAGACAATCATCGACCGCCAGGGCATCGAGGCGACTGGCGGTTTGTATGTGGGCGAAGTACTCAGCAAGCTGCCCGGCATCGATGCCGGAGTTCCCAGTAGCGACGGTTCGGTGGCCTTGCGATCGCGCGGCATGGTCAGGGATTCCGTACAAGTATTGATCGATGGCGAACGTCCACCGGGTGATGCCCGCCATGCCTTGCTGATTGTCGCGCGCATGCCGGCCGGCGAATTGGAGCGGGTTGAGATCATGAAAGGCGCGACGGCCGAATTCGGCAGCTCGACGCCGGTGACTGTCAATCTGGTGACCAACAAGGCGAGGCGAAACGATTCTTTGACTTTCAAGGCGGCAGGCGGTGTCCGGGGTGACGAGCCGGTTGCCCAGCTATCCCTGACCAAGACCGGCAGCAGTGGTGCGTGGTCGTGGAGTATTCCCCTGTCGATCAGCCAGTCGAACAGCCCGGTCGACAAGCGTCTGATTCGACAGGAGTCGAATGCCGGGGTACGCACGCTCTGGCAAACGGATCGCGAACAGGGGCGTAACCAGATATCCGAGCTTTTCCTTGGTCCCAAGCTGAACTGGAAGGAAGGGCAAAGCAGCTTCAGCCTGTGGCCGATGTTGTTCATGGCGAAGGGCGAGCGTACCGCGACTTTGACGCGTGACGAATACGCCGACCCGGTGCTCGGAACCGGCGCGAGTACCGTATTGCAGCGCAATGACCGGGAAGAAAGCGACCGGCGGGCGGCGCGCTTGCGTTTCGAAGGAGAAACCGTAGTGGCGGGCAGCAAGTTGTCCGCCCGCCTGACCCTGGTCAATAGCGAACAGAATCGGGACGTGACGCGCGACAGCAGTGGCGTGCGATCGACAGAGCGCTATCGGCGCGGTGAGGATGAAGTTAACGCGGCTTTGCGGGCCGATCACGGCTGGGCCGATCACGTTTCGGCCTTGGGCCTGGAGTACATCACCCTGAATCGTACCGAACGTCAGAATTACACCGGGACTTTTACCGGCAGCGATGTTTTCCGCGCGAAAGAAAAGCAGGCAACGCTCTGGTTGCAGGATGAATGGGCGCTTGCCAAGGACTTTAGTCTGACGACCGGGGTCCGGGGCGAGTCGATCGATCTTGCCGCTGATTCTCCGGGCAAACAGCATGCCGCGCTTTCCCCCTCCATTTCCGCTCGCTGGGAGTTCAGCGAGGGCTGGGTATTCCGCTCATCGCTCGGTATGGGCATGAAAGCGCCAAAACTCGAAGAAATCAGCAATGCGCCGGTCCGTTCGGTCAGCACCAACTCGCCGCTGGAAGCGGATCGTCGGGGAAACCCGGATCTGCGGCCGGAGAAGTCGACCAGCCTGGATCTGGCGCTCGAACATTACTGGCCGGGCGAGATTGCGGTTGTCGGCCTGAATGCCTATGTGCGCGACACCTCCGACTTCATCGAACGCCGTACCGTACTTGAGGGCGCCCGCTGGGTCGAGCGTCCCTACAACGAAGGCGATGCCCGGCACTGGGGCGTCGAAATCGACGGCAAAATCAAGGGCGAGCTGATCGGCCTGGCCGGCGGTTCCTTGCGCACTCACCTGACCCTGCCACGGGCGACGGTTGAAGACAGGCGTCTGGGTGTCAGTCGCGCGGCGCGTGAGGTACCCAGCTATGTCTGGACGCTGGGTTACGATCAGACCTTGTCCAGTCTTGCCTCGAATGCCGGCGTTCTGCTGCAACAGACTGGCAAGACAAAGACCGATGTTCCCGGAGAGTTGTGGGCGGAAAACAAGGCGCGTTCGGTGCTCGACGCCTACTGGGTGAGAAAGGTCAGCCGTTCGGTCAATCTTCGTCTGACTTTGCAGAACATTCTCGGCGATGACAGCCGGCGCACGGTGCGCGCCTATTCTGGTGGACAGGACTGGCAGTTGGGCAGCCTGGACAAGCAACCACGCTCGGCTCTCCTGACGCTGGAAGGGAAATGGTAA
- a CDS encoding acyl-CoA dehydratase activase produces MSYFAGIDIGSTAIKVALVDAEGKIKGVHVADSGSLFHKNAKEALRVLLEKSGVDRSEVKYLIATGYGRKLFKEADDSISEITANAIGAHETGKAYGGVRTIINIGGQDSKAIQIDDAGCVTNFVMNDKCAAGTGRFLDVAARNMDIDLEELGDYHFNGKGAPLSINSTCTVFAESEIIGLLANGHGKEEIVAGIHYSIAKRTVRLAKRVGIEDRVYFDGGPALNKGLVAAIQDELQRELVVPEYPQTTTAYGAAVLARSEYLADLKDGL; encoded by the coding sequence ATGAGCTATTTCGCAGGAATCGATATCGGATCGACCGCCATCAAGGTAGCCCTGGTTGATGCCGAAGGGAAGATCAAGGGTGTCCATGTCGCCGATTCAGGCAGCCTCTTTCACAAGAACGCCAAGGAAGCCTTGCGCGTTTTGCTGGAAAAAAGCGGGGTCGACCGCAGCGAGGTTAAATACCTGATTGCCACCGGTTACGGCCGGAAACTGTTCAAGGAGGCCGATGACTCGATCAGCGAAATCACCGCCAATGCGATCGGTGCCCACGAAACCGGAAAGGCCTATGGCGGGGTGCGGACCATCATCAACATCGGCGGCCAGGATTCGAAAGCCATCCAGATCGACGACGCCGGTTGCGTGACGAATTTCGTCATGAATGACAAGTGCGCCGCCGGGACCGGGCGCTTTCTCGATGTCGCCGCGCGCAACATGGATATCGACCTCGAGGAACTGGGTGATTACCACTTCAACGGCAAAGGGGCGCCGCTGTCGATCAACAGCACCTGCACGGTCTTTGCCGAATCGGAAATCATCGGGCTGCTGGCCAACGGGCACGGCAAGGAAGAGATCGTGGCCGGCATCCATTATTCGATTGCCAAGCGCACGGTTCGTCTCGCCAAGCGGGTCGGGATCGAGGATCGGGTCTATTTCGATGGTGGACCGGCGCTCAACAAGGGCCTGGTGGCCGCCATCCAGGACGAACTGCAGCGGGAGCTGGTGGTGCCCGAATATCCGCAGACCACGACGGCTTACGGCGCGGCGGTGCTGGCGCGCAGCGAGTACCTGGCCGATCTGAAGGACGGGCTTTGA
- a CDS encoding 4Fe-4S binding protein — MKAAFDMVDWNRFRFWLQLSFFILFVYGGYVGINLGNNLPTFSCGYNTEGRGGMCYLIPLQHQFAWKWEKLFSTAALTILTGFLTFGLWFIVFNKGWCGLACPLGTIQDWITALRRRLGIRYGRYTLEQFRVLAQIKYVLLALMLLIPLGIGAGWFSKDMGSPFCMICPGRMIIPTLTGKFDHWTIDFSTTAKMVMTTLGMVVAGLFFVGAFVKKRFFCFFCPMSALHYLISKPALLTLKKDGSKCTRCGDCYRVCDMEIKEIADDVSNPRIMMDDCTLCLKCVASCPEPGALKAKFATITFFESTEAGFIKRMHKGIHLDQPKS, encoded by the coding sequence GTGAAGGCCGCTTTCGACATGGTCGACTGGAACCGTTTCCGCTTCTGGCTCCAGTTGTCCTTTTTCATTTTGTTCGTCTATGGCGGCTATGTCGGGATCAATCTCGGCAACAACCTGCCGACCTTTTCCTGCGGCTACAACACCGAAGGACGCGGCGGGATGTGCTACCTGATCCCGCTGCAACACCAGTTCGCCTGGAAGTGGGAGAAGCTGTTCAGCACCGCCGCCCTGACCATCCTGACCGGCTTTCTGACTTTCGGCCTGTGGTTCATCGTTTTCAACAAGGGCTGGTGCGGGCTGGCCTGCCCGCTCGGCACGATCCAGGACTGGATTACCGCATTGCGCCGCCGCCTGGGCATTCGTTACGGGCGCTATACCCTGGAACAATTCCGCGTGCTGGCGCAGATCAAGTACGTCCTGCTTGCCCTGATGCTGCTGATCCCGCTCGGTATCGGCGCCGGCTGGTTCTCGAAGGACATGGGGTCGCCTTTCTGCATGATTTGTCCCGGCCGGATGATCATTCCGACCCTGACCGGAAAATTCGATCACTGGACGATCGACTTCTCGACGACGGCAAAAATGGTCATGACAACCCTGGGCATGGTGGTCGCTGGCCTGTTTTTCGTCGGCGCTTTCGTCAAGAAGCGCTTCTTCTGCTTCTTCTGCCCGATGAGCGCCCTGCATTACCTGATTTCCAAACCGGCCCTGCTCACCCTGAAAAAGGACGGCAGCAAATGTACGCGCTGCGGTGATTGCTATCGGGTTTGCGACATGGAGATCAAGGAAATTGCCGACGACGTCAGCAACCCGCGAATCATGATGGACGACTGCACGCTGTGCCTCAAGTGTGTTGCCTCCTGCCCGGAACCCGGCGCCCTGAAGGCCAAGTTTGCCACCATTACCTTCTTTGAATCGACCGAAGCGGGATTCATCAAACGCATGCACAAAGGAATCCATCTTGACCAACCGAAGTCCTGA
- a CDS encoding sulfite exporter TauE/SafE family protein, producing MSLAPDAVSAIGLPMALGLGMLYGLGPCLVSCLPYLGPVFLNADQGVRQSWKILLPLSLGRLTVYSGFGAISGWWGARFVAGVEGWVVHLAIGLAMLLVGVSLLSRRCRGSSCKAGSAGEAVVAWSSRKPPAATQMMPFGLFLMGVGMALTPCAPLSAVLISSAATGSSGLGALLGLCFGLGAITAPSLVYGVVVAYFGEQLRARLGTWLPRLEGLSAGLLVAVGITQLLRLY from the coding sequence TTGAGCCTGGCACCGGATGCGGTCAGTGCCATCGGACTGCCCATGGCACTGGGGCTGGGCATGCTCTACGGTCTCGGCCCCTGTCTGGTCAGTTGCCTGCCGTATCTGGGGCCGGTGTTCCTGAATGCGGATCAGGGCGTCAGGCAGTCCTGGAAAATCCTGCTGCCCCTGTCGCTCGGGCGACTGACGGTTTATTCCGGATTCGGTGCGATCAGCGGTTGGTGGGGGGCGCGTTTCGTGGCTGGGGTCGAGGGCTGGGTGGTGCATCTGGCGATCGGCCTGGCGATGCTGCTGGTGGGCGTTTCCCTGCTCTCCAGGCGGTGCCGTGGATCGTCGTGCAAGGCCGGGTCGGCTGGCGAAGCCGTTGTCGCATGGTCATCGCGCAAGCCTCCTGCGGCGACGCAGATGATGCCGTTCGGCCTGTTCCTGATGGGGGTGGGCATGGCGCTGACACCTTGCGCACCCTTGAGCGCGGTTCTGATTTCGTCTGCGGCGACCGGTAGTTCCGGTTTGGGCGCACTGCTTGGTCTGTGTTTTGGTTTGGGGGCGATAACCGCACCGTCACTGGTTTATGGCGTTGTGGTGGCGTATTTCGGTGAGCAGTTGCGAGCCCGGCTCGGCACCTGGCTGCCGCGTCTGGAAGGACTTAGCGCAGGTTTGCTGGTTGCCGTGGGCATCACGCAGTTGCTGCGCCTGTATTGA
- a CDS encoding PepSY-associated TM helix domain-containing protein, with product MSSLALTGKSRQLITKLHRWSGLALLAFLFVAAFTGVFVSFRWEIDAFLNPQLFKVQPGDKALPQLELIGRIETAFPDALVSTLTYPAAPDEALRVSLKSRMDAHVVHKHVPGMKSAVAFNQVFVNPYSGEILGQRNTSDFAVDRVNFIPFMLRLHYSLFLEKWGVWLMGGSALVWLLSSFLGLTLAWPRLWRSIKAWRPLLGIRSRQGGYKLNYDLHRSASLLTLPVMIVVAFSSAYFNLPDLVKPVIGVFSPISSTSTVASAGKVGLDDSIVPPEQAAAAALQVLPEARVSYVNRDFTKGLYAVRLKLPTDVAPIGNNTVYVRMRDGVVSSTRLAANRSGADTFIAWQMPLHSGVAFGLAGQIIICLCSLALLAMCVTGFNVWLRKHRSEKDLAMRRRARQTPVSEQQAAAPIEA from the coding sequence ATGTCTTCCCTGGCGCTGACCGGCAAGAGCCGGCAATTGATCACCAAGCTCCATCGCTGGAGCGGGCTCGCCCTGCTGGCCTTTCTTTTTGTGGCTGCGTTCACCGGCGTATTTGTTTCCTTTCGCTGGGAAATCGACGCCTTTCTGAACCCGCAACTGTTCAAGGTTCAGCCGGGGGACAAGGCCTTGCCACAGTTGGAGCTGATCGGGCGGATCGAGACAGCCTTTCCCGACGCTTTGGTTTCGACCCTGACTTATCCGGCAGCACCGGATGAGGCGTTGCGGGTTTCCCTGAAATCGCGGATGGACGCGCATGTCGTGCACAAGCATGTGCCGGGCATGAAGTCGGCCGTTGCTTTCAATCAGGTATTTGTGAATCCGTATAGCGGTGAAATCCTCGGACAGAGAAATACCTCCGATTTCGCGGTCGACCGTGTCAACTTCATTCCCTTCATGCTGCGTCTGCATTACTCCCTGTTTCTCGAAAAATGGGGCGTCTGGCTGATGGGAGGAAGTGCCCTGGTCTGGCTGCTGTCGAGCTTTCTCGGTCTGACGCTGGCCTGGCCGCGACTCTGGCGCAGCATCAAGGCGTGGCGGCCGCTGCTGGGCATTCGCTCCCGCCAGGGCGGATACAAACTCAATTATGACCTGCATCGTTCAGCCAGTTTGCTGACCTTGCCGGTGATGATCGTGGTTGCATTCAGCTCGGCCTATTTCAATTTGCCGGACCTGGTCAAACCGGTCATTGGCGTGTTTTCTCCGATTTCCAGCACGTCGACCGTAGCCAGTGCCGGGAAGGTCGGGCTGGACGACTCGATTGTGCCTCCCGAGCAGGCTGCCGCAGCGGCCTTGCAGGTTTTGCCGGAGGCCCGGGTCAGCTATGTAAATCGTGATTTCACCAAGGGGCTATACGCCGTACGCCTCAAGCTGCCGACGGATGTCGCGCCGATTGGCAACAACACGGTGTATGTCCGCATGCGCGATGGCGTAGTGAGTTCGACCCGCTTGGCAGCCAATCGCAGTGGTGCCGATACCTTTATTGCCTGGCAAATGCCTCTGCATTCCGGCGTGGCATTCGGCCTGGCCGGCCAGATCATCATCTGTCTCTGTTCATTGGCCCTGCTGGCGATGTGCGTGACCGGCTTCAACGTCTGGTTGCGCAAGCACCGTAGCGAAAAGGACCTGGCCATGCGGCGCCGGGCGCGCCAGACACCGGTATCTGAGCAACAGGCAGCGGCGCCGATCGAAGCGTGA
- a CDS encoding ribonuclease HI family protein — translation MSDNTWQAWFDGATKHSNPGLRGIGAVLKGPAGQIVEIAQEIGEGTNNEAEYCALMAVLDAAVDAGVQDLVVYGDSQLVIKQVNGEWLINSQSLVPLCKTVRELRTQIARVRLCWIPREENGEADALSKRAIGIAAPVAVDRSVWMKITEIGKPFGLSGVALGKRMDAAKLRENGKPTQLALEKGCALRVENNFGHEDFWHRKLLPAALKEAMLLD, via the coding sequence ATGAGCGATAACACCTGGCAGGCATGGTTTGACGGTGCGACCAAGCACAGCAACCCCGGCCTGCGCGGTATCGGCGCCGTGCTCAAGGGCCCGGCCGGCCAGATCGTCGAGATCGCCCAGGAAATCGGCGAAGGCACCAACAACGAAGCGGAATACTGCGCCCTGATGGCGGTGCTCGACGCCGCCGTCGACGCCGGCGTGCAGGACCTGGTCGTCTATGGCGACAGCCAGCTGGTGATCAAGCAGGTCAATGGCGAATGGCTGATCAACTCGCAAAGCCTGGTGCCGCTCTGCAAGACGGTGCGCGAACTGCGGACGCAGATCGCCAGGGTCCGCCTGTGCTGGATTCCGCGCGAAGAAAACGGCGAAGCCGACGCCCTCTCCAAGCGCGCCATCGGAATTGCCGCCCCCGTAGCGGTCGACCGCTCGGTATGGATGAAAATCACCGAAATCGGCAAACCCTTCGGCCTCTCCGGCGTCGCCCTCGGCAAACGCATGGACGCCGCCAAACTGCGCGAAAACGGCAAACCCACCCAGCTTGCTTTGGAAAAAGGCTGCGCGCTGCGCGTCGAAAACAACTTCGGCCATGAAGATTTCTGGCACCGGAAACTGTTGCCGGCAGCGCTGAAAGAGGCGATGTTGCTGGATTGA
- a CDS encoding c-type cytochrome, with the protein MQRISSLIAGLLFSSWLLPLQAQQVRPETSIKWRQSAYQVMSWSTSRIRANVEGQFSRDEVIRSASLLNALATAGMGGLYPPGSESGSGWHETTARPEIFRNPALAGERAGALAREAGTLLTVAQAADVAAIKQQYGKVVQACRACHDDFKIRE; encoded by the coding sequence ATGCAGCGCATCTCTTCTTTGATCGCTGGCCTGTTATTTTCGTCTTGGCTGCTGCCATTGCAGGCGCAGCAGGTCCGGCCGGAAACGAGCATTAAATGGCGCCAGTCGGCCTATCAGGTGATGAGCTGGAGTACTTCGCGCATTCGTGCCAACGTCGAGGGGCAGTTCAGCCGTGACGAGGTGATTCGGTCGGCCAGCCTGCTCAATGCGCTCGCGACAGCCGGCATGGGAGGCTTGTATCCGCCGGGTAGCGAGAGTGGAAGCGGCTGGCATGAAACGACGGCACGCCCGGAAATCTTCCGCAATCCGGCATTGGCCGGCGAGCGTGCCGGCGCCTTGGCACGCGAGGCCGGCACCCTGCTGACTGTTGCCCAAGCGGCGGATGTAGCTGCCATCAAGCAGCAGTATGGCAAAGTGGTACAGGCCTGCCGGGCCTGCCACGACGACTTCAAGATTCGCGAATGA
- a CDS encoding TonB-dependent receptor, translating into MKNTHLPDVCAPAFRRKILGALVASAFAGTFAPAFADEDSQLSHVVVSASKIEQATAEAPSNVSVITASKIENSNAIRLGDVLTAQVPALYLRGGAVGNTSRDAGSSIISLRGAYGARTKVVIDGVASLADANSGNLNLSTLGLGDVERIEVVPGVSSSLYGSDAIGGVINVITKAPTKREINAGYTQGFGDGERTKYEFGYRDRFASGLGVSLSYYHQKMEGYAKNDFLTVKPGACGTCTTAVSGWTKTVDNTGVTQYIIGDKGAVASTAQNFNATLFYDISPDSKVKAGLTYYDSKIGYSPYNLYLKSAAGDVTLPATNLQIDGKRIASLTEASLSLPGENSKVDKRYFAGYEGKIFGDYLLKFDVSRFDRDAFYLSKGTTAATSYSGGPGTATHTPNITNDAQLQLSFGAGNDHFIVTGLAVNTGQLNRRVYTVSDWRNDDSKTATTDSADGYTRTNSIFIQDQYSLTSAATLYLGARYDDWSTHGTIKKPAGINPLVNVDEHSYSALSPRVALVYKLIDGVTLKSSMGNAFRAPTLYDLYAADTVSGAKLITSDFNLKPEKAQAWDLGTEINLKNGANIRMAYFHTKISDMIYSKETTYTGPYTASIPATVTILSQKTNAAEGLTKGVELSGDMPLTRWLRASASYTYTDARITKDNTGTGLLDKQLVFVPKNMASLGLDAKYHQWSGSWLSRYSGLTYSNATNSDTEKNVYGGVSKYWVSDMKLSYQIDRNFKASFLVNNVFDKKYYEYYLMPGRNLALQVSASF; encoded by the coding sequence ATGAAAAATACGCACCTGCCTGACGTCTGCGCCCCTGCCTTTCGTCGGAAAATACTAGGCGCGCTGGTGGCCAGCGCTTTTGCCGGCACATTTGCACCAGCGTTTGCCGATGAAGACAGCCAGCTTTCCCACGTTGTAGTCAGTGCTTCAAAGATTGAACAAGCGACAGCCGAAGCGCCGTCCAATGTTTCGGTGATTACCGCCAGCAAGATTGAAAACTCGAATGCAATTCGCCTCGGCGACGTGCTGACGGCTCAGGTTCCTGCTCTTTATCTGCGCGGAGGCGCGGTCGGCAATACGAGCCGCGATGCCGGATCGTCCATCATTTCGCTGCGCGGGGCCTACGGGGCAAGAACCAAGGTGGTGATCGACGGCGTGGCTAGCCTGGCCGATGCTAATTCGGGCAACCTGAATCTCTCCACGCTTGGCCTGGGGGATGTCGAGCGGATCGAAGTCGTGCCCGGCGTTTCCTCCTCGCTATATGGCAGCGATGCCATTGGTGGCGTGATCAACGTGATCACCAAGGCACCGACCAAACGCGAGATCAATGCCGGCTATACGCAGGGCTTTGGCGATGGCGAGCGGACCAAGTATGAGTTTGGCTATCGCGATCGCTTCGCGAGCGGCCTCGGAGTTTCCTTGAGCTATTACCACCAGAAGATGGAGGGATATGCCAAGAATGACTTTCTCACGGTCAAGCCCGGTGCTTGCGGCACATGTACGACAGCGGTTTCGGGGTGGACGAAGACAGTCGATAACACGGGTGTGACGCAGTACATCATCGGTGACAAGGGGGCGGTTGCATCGACCGCCCAGAATTTCAATGCCACCCTGTTTTATGACATCTCGCCGGATAGCAAGGTCAAGGCAGGGCTTACCTACTATGACAGCAAGATCGGTTACAGCCCGTACAACCTTTACCTGAAGAGTGCGGCCGGTGACGTCACTCTTCCAGCGACCAACCTGCAGATTGACGGAAAACGCATTGCCAGCCTGACGGAAGCCTCGCTTTCCCTGCCCGGTGAGAACTCGAAAGTTGATAAGCGCTATTTTGCCGGTTACGAAGGCAAGATCTTCGGCGACTATTTGCTCAAGTTCGACGTTTCCCGTTTCGACCGCGATGCTTTCTACCTGTCCAAGGGGACTACAGCGGCAACTTCCTATTCCGGTGGTCCAGGTACGGCAACGCATACGCCGAACATCACGAACGATGCACAGCTTCAGTTGAGCTTTGGCGCCGGCAACGATCATTTCATCGTTACCGGGCTGGCCGTCAATACCGGGCAACTCAATCGCCGGGTCTATACCGTTTCCGACTGGCGTAACGACGACAGCAAAACGGCAACGACGGACAGTGCAGATGGTTACACCCGGACCAATTCGATTTTTATCCAGGATCAATACAGCCTCACCTCCGCCGCTACCCTCTATCTCGGGGCGCGTTATGACGACTGGTCTACGCATGGAACGATCAAGAAGCCGGCGGGCATCAATCCGCTGGTCAATGTCGATGAGCACTCCTATTCAGCACTGAGCCCGCGTGTTGCCCTGGTCTACAAGCTGATTGACGGGGTGACCCTGAAGTCGTCGATGGGGAATGCTTTCCGCGCGCCGACCCTGTACGACCTGTATGCCGCCGATACTGTTTCCGGTGCCAAGCTGATTACTTCCGATTTCAATCTCAAGCCGGAAAAAGCCCAGGCCTGGGATCTGGGAACGGAAATCAACCTGAAGAATGGAGCAAACATCCGGATGGCGTATTTCCATACCAAGATCAGCGACATGATCTATTCGAAGGAAACCACCTACACCGGGCCTTACACGGCATCCATTCCGGCTACGGTCACCATTCTCAGCCAGAAAACCAACGCCGCCGAAGGCCTGACCAAAGGGGTGGAGCTGAGCGGCGACATGCCGCTGACGCGCTGGCTGCGGGCCAGTGCCAGCTATACCTATACCGATGCGCGGATCACCAAGGACAACACCGGTACCGGCCTGCTCGACAAGCAATTGGTATTTGTTCCGAAGAACATGGCCAGCCTGGGGTTGGACGCCAAGTATCACCAGTGGTCCGGCAGCTGGCTGTCGCGCTATAGCGGTCTGACTTATTCCAATGCGACCAACAGCGACACCGAAAAGAACGTCTATGGCGGGGTGTCGAAGTATTGGGTATCCGACATGAAGCTCTCCTATCAAATCGACAGGAACTTCAAGGCGAGCTTCCTGGTGAACAACGTCTTCGACAAGAAGTACTACGAGTATTACCTGATGCCGGGACGCAATCTGGCGCTGCAGGTCTCGGCCTCCTTCTGA